The following are encoded in a window of Streptomyces sp. 11x1 genomic DNA:
- a CDS encoding SpoIIE family protein phosphatase codes for MDMEHADPLGNGLDQFPDPVAAATAVVNAGGIVTGWSPGAQRLLGYAHEDVVGRPAARLIGGTADAEVCTPEALAEVLEERGGPARLRHQDGHPVEAGLRAYASLDREGAAQWIIVATSPQSPQSPLPPHPPRPHEDEEATAEEAFAQSHLPVMIYDAELRALRGSAGAARELGLTQEQIRGRRVTDILPPHICTTVEEGMRRVFETGEPERFPVHGRPRRGARDRYWAVSVSPLRNPAGQVRHVQLIALDVTEQHRARERLALLNDVSAQVGSTLDVTRTAQEMADVAVRSLADFISVDLLDGLFRGVEPEPSAPRTVALRRAAQQSVLPGIPESVVQPGEVDHYPESSPPARCLATGRSSLHRTLDEAVASWQATDPERAAKVRSFGMHSIMVIPLRARGIALGVAVLVRHRRRDSFDEDDLLLAEEIAARAAVAVDNARRFTRERTTALALQRSLLPRRLPAQSAAEVAYRYLPARSRAGLGGDWFDVIPLSGARVALVVGDVVGHGLRASATMGRLRTAVRTLADVDLPPEELLVHLDDLITHLRAEEEVAADPEFEIVTDLVATCLYLVYDPVSRRCAAAGAGHPPPAVVTPGGKAEFIDLPVGPPLGVGGLPFEAVEWEVPRGGLLVLYTDGLVEGSEHDLGTGMELLRHHLEHPARTLEATCDDLVRGLLPAQPSDDAALLVARTRVLDANLVAAWDLPSDPAAVADARAKVARLLADWGLDEVVFTAELVVSELVTNAIRYGTPPVELRLIRDSVLICEVSDGSGTAPHMRRARMFDEGGRGLLLVAQFAERWGTRHRASGKSIWAEIAVESERS; via the coding sequence ATGGACATGGAGCATGCCGACCCCCTCGGAAACGGCCTCGATCAGTTCCCGGACCCGGTCGCCGCGGCCACAGCGGTCGTGAATGCGGGAGGGATCGTGACGGGGTGGAGTCCCGGTGCGCAGCGGCTGCTCGGGTACGCGCACGAGGACGTCGTGGGGCGTCCCGCGGCGCGCCTGATCGGCGGGACCGCCGACGCCGAGGTGTGCACGCCCGAGGCTCTCGCGGAGGTTCTCGAGGAACGAGGTGGGCCCGCCCGGCTGCGGCACCAGGACGGCCACCCCGTGGAGGCGGGGTTGCGGGCGTACGCGTCACTCGACCGCGAGGGCGCCGCACAGTGGATCATCGTGGCGACGTCACCGCAGTCGCCACAGTCCCCGCTTCCGCCGCATCCACCCCGCCCGCACGAGGACGAGGAGGCCACCGCGGAGGAAGCCTTCGCACAGTCCCACCTGCCGGTGATGATCTACGACGCGGAGCTGCGGGCCCTGCGGGGAAGCGCCGGCGCCGCCCGCGAACTGGGGCTCACGCAGGAGCAGATACGCGGCCGGCGCGTCACCGACATCCTGCCTCCCCACATCTGCACCACGGTCGAGGAGGGCATGCGCCGGGTGTTCGAAACGGGCGAACCGGAGCGTTTCCCGGTGCACGGCCGACCGCGGCGCGGAGCCCGCGACAGGTACTGGGCGGTCTCCGTGTCCCCCCTCAGGAACCCGGCAGGACAGGTGCGACACGTGCAGCTCATCGCGCTGGACGTCACCGAACAGCACCGGGCGCGCGAACGGCTCGCCCTGCTGAACGACGTCAGCGCACAGGTGGGCAGCACCCTCGACGTGACGCGCACGGCCCAGGAGATGGCCGACGTGGCGGTGAGGTCGCTCGCCGACTTCATCAGCGTCGACCTGCTGGACGGGCTCTTCCGCGGTGTCGAACCCGAGCCGTCCGCTCCGCGCACCGTCGCGCTGCGCCGCGCCGCTCAGCAGTCGGTCCTCCCCGGCATCCCCGAGTCCGTGGTCCAGCCGGGCGAGGTGGACCACTACCCGGAATCCTCACCTCCCGCGCGTTGTCTGGCCACGGGCCGGTCGTCGCTGCACCGGACCCTGGACGAGGCCGTCGCGAGCTGGCAGGCCACCGATCCCGAGCGCGCGGCGAAGGTCCGTTCCTTCGGGATGCATTCGATCATGGTCATCCCGCTGCGGGCCCGTGGCATCGCACTCGGCGTGGCCGTGCTCGTCCGCCACCGCCGCAGGGACTCCTTCGACGAGGACGACCTGCTGCTCGCCGAGGAGATCGCCGCGCGTGCCGCCGTGGCCGTGGACAACGCGCGACGCTTCACCCGGGAGCGGACCACCGCGCTGGCCCTCCAGCGGAGCCTGCTGCCGCGGCGGCTGCCCGCCCAGAGCGCCGCGGAGGTGGCCTACCGCTACCTCCCGGCCCGGTCCCGGGCGGGGCTGGGCGGCGACTGGTTCGACGTGATCCCGCTGTCGGGCGCCCGGGTCGCCCTGGTCGTCGGCGATGTGGTGGGCCATGGCCTGCGCGCCTCCGCCACCATGGGACGGCTGCGGACCGCGGTACGCACGCTGGCGGACGTCGATCTGCCACCCGAGGAACTACTCGTCCACCTCGACGACCTGATCACCCATCTCAGGGCAGAGGAGGAAGTGGCCGCCGATCCCGAGTTCGAGATCGTCACCGATCTCGTCGCCACCTGTCTGTATCTGGTCTACGACCCTGTCTCGCGCCGCTGCGCCGCGGCCGGCGCGGGCCACCCCCCGCCCGCCGTGGTCACGCCCGGCGGCAAGGCCGAGTTCATCGATCTTCCCGTCGGCCCACCGCTGGGAGTCGGCGGGCTGCCGTTCGAGGCGGTCGAGTGGGAAGTGCCCCGAGGCGGCCTCCTCGTGCTGTACACGGACGGCCTCGTCGAGGGCTCCGAACACGACCTCGGCACGGGCATGGAACTGCTGCGGCACCACCTGGAACACCCCGCCCGCACGCTGGAGGCCACCTGCGACGACCTGGTCCGCGGTCTGCTCCCCGCGCAGCCCTCGGACGATGCCGCACTGCTCGTCGCCCGCACCCGGGTCCTCGACGCGAACCTGGTGGCCGCCTGGGACCTGCCGTCCGACCCCGCCGCCGTGGCCGACGCCCGCGCCAAGGTGGCCCGACTCCTGGCGGACTGGGGACTGGACGAGGTGGTCTTCACCGCCGAACTGGTCGTGAGCGAACTGGTCACCAACGCCATCCGCTACGGCACGCCTCCTGTCGAGCTGCGCCTGATCCGCGACTCCGTGCTCATCTGCGAGGTCTCCGACGGCAGCGGCACCGCCCCGCACATGCGGCGGGCGCGCATGTTCGACGAGGGCGGTCGCGGCCTGCTGCTCGTCGCCCAGTTCGCCGAGCGCTGGGGCACCCGCCACCGGGCCTCGGGGAAGTCGATCTGGGCGGAGATCGCCGTGGAGAGCGAGCGGTCATGA
- a CDS encoding DUF3151 domain-containing protein, translating into MTTHKNLLGGPDPTHLPENEEAYRLLGEESQPPAEVAAKHPTFSLAWAMLADDAFEAGRVVESYAYARTGYHRGLDSLRRAGWKGHGPIPWEHRANRGFLRCLAALARAAGAIDEKDETERCWQFLKDSSAEAYTELKR; encoded by the coding sequence ATGACGACGCACAAGAACCTGCTCGGTGGCCCGGACCCGACGCACCTGCCGGAGAACGAAGAGGCGTACCGCCTCCTGGGCGAGGAGTCCCAGCCCCCGGCCGAGGTCGCGGCGAAGCACCCCACGTTCTCGCTCGCCTGGGCCATGCTCGCGGACGACGCCTTCGAGGCGGGGCGCGTGGTCGAGTCGTACGCCTACGCGCGCACCGGCTATCACCGCGGTCTGGACTCGCTGCGCCGTGCCGGGTGGAAGGGCCACGGCCCCATCCCCTGGGAGCACCGGGCCAATCGGGGCTTCCTGCGCTGCCTTGCCGCGCTCGCTCGTGCCGCGGGCGCGATCGACGAGAAGGACGAGACGGAGCGTTGCTGGCAGTTCCTCAAGGACAGCAGTGCCGAGGCGTACACCGAACTGAAGCGGTAG
- a CDS encoding MFS transporter, protein MPDIRLSSPQGKWVLFTTILGSGMALLDSTVVNVALPRMGEDLDADLAALQWTVNAYMLTLAGLILLGGALGDRFGRRKVFVIGVVWFAAASLLCGLAPNAGVLIAARALQGVGGALLTPGSLALIQASFHPDDRARAVGLWSGFGGIGAAVGPFLGGWLVDGPGWRWVFLLNVPLALVCVPVATRHVPESGDGRAHESRFDVLGAFLGAASLALVTYALIEAGEGSLVVTVSAVAGVAAGVAFVYVERGRPDPMMPPEIFASRQFTTVNLVTLCVYAAFGGFFFLAALQLQVVSGYSALGAGTALLPITVLMLLLSSRAGALGERIGPRIPLTVGPLLCAAGMLLALRVGPDASYVLDVLPALLVLGLGMVTLVAPLTATVLASVDTEHAGLASGINNAAARAAGLVAVAALPLIAGMGPEAYRSVTQFDEAFGTAMIVCAATLVVGAVLSFTTIRRPEPDCRHPECRTHCGVVSPPLEAGEVGEG, encoded by the coding sequence ATGCCCGACATCCGGCTCTCCTCGCCCCAGGGCAAGTGGGTCCTGTTCACCACGATCCTCGGCTCCGGCATGGCGCTGCTGGACTCCACCGTCGTCAACGTCGCCCTGCCCCGGATGGGCGAGGACCTGGACGCGGACCTCGCGGCCCTCCAGTGGACCGTCAACGCCTACATGCTGACCCTCGCCGGTCTGATCCTGCTGGGCGGCGCTCTCGGCGACCGCTTCGGGCGGCGCAAGGTGTTCGTGATCGGCGTGGTGTGGTTCGCCGCGGCGTCCCTGCTGTGCGGTCTCGCGCCGAACGCCGGCGTGCTGATCGCGGCCCGCGCGCTGCAGGGCGTGGGCGGGGCGCTGCTCACCCCGGGCTCCCTGGCGCTCATCCAGGCATCCTTCCACCCCGACGACCGCGCGCGGGCCGTCGGCCTGTGGTCCGGCTTCGGCGGCATCGGCGCGGCCGTCGGCCCGTTCCTGGGTGGCTGGCTGGTGGACGGCCCCGGCTGGCGCTGGGTCTTCCTGCTGAACGTCCCCCTGGCGCTCGTCTGCGTGCCCGTGGCCACCCGGCACGTCCCCGAGTCGGGTGACGGCCGGGCCCACGAGAGCCGGTTCGACGTGCTGGGCGCGTTCCTCGGCGCGGCGTCGCTGGCGCTGGTGACCTACGCCCTGATCGAGGCGGGGGAGGGCTCCCTGGTGGTGACCGTCTCGGCCGTCGCCGGGGTCGCGGCGGGCGTGGCCTTCGTGTACGTCGAACGCGGCCGCCCCGACCCGATGATGCCGCCGGAGATCTTCGCCTCCCGCCAGTTCACGACGGTCAACCTGGTCACCCTGTGCGTGTACGCGGCCTTCGGCGGCTTCTTCTTCCTCGCCGCGCTCCAGCTCCAGGTGGTGTCGGGGTACTCGGCGCTGGGTGCGGGCACGGCCCTGCTCCCCATCACGGTGCTGATGCTCCTGCTCTCCTCCCGCGCGGGCGCGCTCGGCGAACGGATCGGACCCCGGATCCCCCTCACCGTCGGCCCGCTGCTGTGCGCGGCGGGCATGCTGCTGGCCCTGCGCGTCGGGCCGGACGCGTCGTACGTCCTTGACGTCCTGCCCGCGCTGCTCGTGCTCGGCCTGGGCATGGTCACCCTGGTCGCGCCCCTGACCGCGACGGTCCTGGCCTCCGTGGACACCGAACACGCCGGCCTGGCGAGCGGCATCAACAACGCCGCGGCGCGTGCGGCCGGTCTGGTCGCCGTGGCCGCGCTGCCGCTGATCGCGGGGATGGGGCCGGAGGCGTACCGGTCGGTGACCCAGTTCGACGAGGCGTTCGGCACGGCGATGATCGTCTGCGCCGCGACGCTGGTGGTGGGCGCGGTGCTGTCCTTCACCACGATCCGCCGCCCGGAGCCGGACTGCCGCCATCCCGAGTGCCGGACGCACTGCGGGGTGGTGTCGCCGCCGTTGGAGGCGGGTGAGGTGGGGGAGGGGTGA
- the fbaA gene encoding class II fructose-bisphosphate aldolase codes for MPIATPEVYNEMLDRAKAGKFAYPAINVTSTQTLHAALRGFAEAESDGIVQISTGGAEFLGGQYSKDMVTGSVALAEFAHIVAEKYPVTVALHTDHCPKDKLDGYVRPLLAVSEERVKAGRNPLFQSHMWDGSAETLADNLSIAQELLARAAAAKIILEVEITPTGGEEDGVSHEINDSLYTTVDDAIRTAEALGLGEKGRYLLAASFGNVHGVYKPGNVVLRPDLLKELNEGVAARFGKESPFDFVFHGGSGSTEEEIRTALENGVVKMNIDTDTQYAFTRPVAAHMFQNYDGVLKVDGEVGNKKTYDPRTWGKLAEASMAARVVEATQNLRSAGQKIK; via the coding sequence ATGCCCATCGCAACCCCCGAGGTCTACAACGAGATGCTCGACCGGGCGAAGGCAGGCAAGTTCGCCTACCCGGCCATCAACGTGACCTCGACCCAGACGCTGCACGCCGCTCTGCGGGGCTTCGCGGAGGCGGAGAGCGACGGCATCGTCCAGATCTCGACCGGCGGAGCCGAGTTCCTGGGCGGTCAGTACAGCAAGGACATGGTGACGGGATCCGTCGCCCTCGCCGAGTTCGCGCACATCGTGGCCGAGAAGTACCCGGTCACGGTCGCCCTGCACACCGACCACTGCCCGAAGGACAAGCTGGACGGCTACGTACGTCCGCTGCTGGCCGTGTCGGAGGAGCGCGTCAAGGCCGGTCGCAACCCGCTGTTCCAGTCGCACATGTGGGACGGCTCGGCCGAGACCCTCGCCGACAACCTCTCCATCGCCCAGGAACTCCTCGCCCGCGCCGCCGCCGCGAAGATCATCCTGGAGGTCGAGATCACCCCGACCGGTGGCGAGGAGGACGGCGTCTCCCACGAGATCAACGACTCCCTCTACACGACGGTCGACGACGCGATCCGCACCGCCGAGGCGCTCGGCCTGGGCGAGAAGGGCCGCTACCTGCTGGCCGCCTCCTTCGGCAACGTCCACGGCGTCTACAAGCCGGGCAACGTCGTCCTGCGCCCCGACCTCCTCAAGGAGCTGAACGAGGGCGTGGCCGCCCGCTTCGGCAAGGAGTCCCCGTTCGACTTCGTCTTCCACGGCGGCTCGGGCTCCACGGAGGAGGAGATCCGCACCGCGCTGGAGAACGGCGTCGTCAAGATGAACATCGACACCGACACGCAGTACGCCTTCACGCGTCCGGTCGCCGCGCACATGTTCCAGAACTACGACGGCGTCCTGAAGGTCGACGGCGAGGTCGGCAACAAGAAGACCTACGACCCGCGCACCTGGGGCAAGCTCGCCGAGGCGAGCATGGCCGCGCGTGTCGTCGAGGCGACGCAGAACCTGCGCTCGGCGGGCCAGAAGATCAAGTAA
- the pyrE gene encoding orotate phosphoribosyltransferase translates to MTDVDVRGSLLQQIKDKAVVHGKVTLSSGLEADYYVDLRRVTLDGEAAPLVGQVLLDLTADLDFDAVGGLTMGADPVAGAMLHAAAARGRRLDAFVVRKAAKAHGLQRRVEGPDIKGRRVLVVEDTSTTGGSPLTAVEAVREAGAEVVAVATIVDRATGAAEKIEQGAGVPYRFAFSKDELGLD, encoded by the coding sequence ATGACTGACGTGGACGTACGTGGATCTTTGCTGCAGCAGATCAAGGACAAGGCCGTGGTGCACGGCAAGGTGACCCTGTCGTCGGGTCTGGAGGCGGACTACTACGTCGACCTGCGCCGCGTCACCCTCGACGGCGAGGCCGCCCCGCTGGTCGGTCAGGTCCTCCTCGACCTGACCGCCGACCTCGACTTCGACGCGGTCGGCGGTCTCACGATGGGCGCCGACCCGGTCGCCGGCGCGATGCTGCACGCGGCCGCCGCCCGGGGCCGCAGGCTGGACGCGTTCGTCGTCCGCAAGGCCGCCAAGGCGCACGGTCTGCAGCGCCGGGTGGAGGGCCCCGACATCAAGGGCCGTCGCGTCCTCGTCGTCGAGGACACCTCCACCACCGGCGGCTCCCCGCTCACCGCCGTCGAGGCCGTCCGCGAGGCCGGTGCCGAGGTCGTCGCCGTCGCCACGATCGTCGACCGTGCCACCGGTGCCGCCGAGAAGATCGAGCAGGGCGCCGGAGTCCCGTACCGGTTCGCGTTCTCGAAGGACGAACTGGGTCTCGACTGA
- a CDS encoding aldose 1-epimerase produces MSSEEITLAAGDAEVVLAPGNGGRVAGLRVGGVELLRQGERFGCFPMVPWCGRIRDGQFLSGGFVQQMPLNAPPHAIHGTTREGAWRVARHDATEAVLIYDLVEPWPYPGRVTQVFALAPDALTLTMAVEAYDSSFPAQIGWHPWFNRNLDGGGEDADVRIDFQPAWQEERGADHLPTGNRVDPKSGPWDDCFGMPDGVDVTLTWPERLELKVTSREEWVVVYDEQAEAVCVEPQTGPPNGLNTHPRLVTPIDPLEASTTWTWRRL; encoded by the coding sequence GTGAGTAGTGAAGAGATCACGTTGGCCGCGGGTGACGCGGAGGTCGTGTTGGCGCCGGGGAACGGTGGCCGGGTCGCGGGGCTGCGCGTCGGTGGGGTCGAACTGCTGCGGCAGGGCGAGCGGTTCGGCTGCTTCCCGATGGTGCCGTGGTGCGGACGTATCCGCGACGGACAGTTCCTCAGCGGCGGCTTCGTCCAGCAGATGCCCCTCAACGCCCCGCCCCACGCCATCCACGGCACCACCCGCGAGGGCGCCTGGCGCGTCGCCCGTCACGACGCCACCGAGGCCGTCCTCATCTACGACCTGGTCGAACCCTGGCCCTACCCCGGCCGTGTCACCCAGGTGTTCGCCCTCGCCCCCGACGCCCTCACCCTCACCATGGCCGTGGAGGCGTACGACTCCTCCTTCCCGGCCCAGATCGGCTGGCACCCCTGGTTCAACCGGAACCTGGACGGCGGCGGCGAGGACGCGGACGTACGGATCGACTTCCAGCCCGCCTGGCAGGAGGAGCGGGGCGCGGACCATCTGCCCACCGGTAACCGCGTCGATCCCAAGAGCGGCCCGTGGGACGACTGCTTCGGGATGCCCGACGGCGTCGACGTCACCCTCACCTGGCCGGAACGGCTGGAGCTCAAGGTGACCTCGCGCGAGGAGTGGGTCGTGGTCTACGACGAGCAGGCGGAGGCCGTGTGCGTCGAACCGCAGACCGGCCCGCCCAACGGCCTCAACACCCACCCCCGTCTGGTCACCCCCATCGACCCGCTGGAGGCGAGCACGACCTGGACCTGGCGTCGCCTGTAA
- a CDS encoding SRPBCC family protein, producing MEHEVFVPVPVGRLREALSDPERVARAVPGLQQDAGTPPVAGRLKVRVAGHTITYRGTLRVTPQEDGSYVVEGDAAEVRGSGTVKLTLTLRLVQAGEGTTIACSAAATATGRITDLPPDSVTSATTRLLDRFAENLGAAGPTASEGEAPADQDEHGKPPAPAEEEQPAAPKPADGAKPEADGEPGATADEKPPASGDEKPPASGDEEPPATADEEPPATADEENPPATADEEPPVSAEDEPSASVFETDVPPSALDPFGEGGFVAGDEPPAEAAHARRTMIGRSAEEVDHAPPRGRYAPVPALGAVPASAALRWAVPAAALAVASAIIVSRALRRRR from the coding sequence ATGGAGCATGAGGTGTTCGTTCCGGTTCCCGTCGGCCGCCTCCGGGAGGCGCTGTCCGACCCCGAGCGGGTGGCCCGAGCGGTCCCCGGGCTCCAGCAGGACGCGGGTACGCCGCCGGTCGCCGGGCGCCTGAAGGTACGGGTCGCGGGGCACACCATCACCTACCGGGGCACCCTGCGTGTCACGCCGCAGGAGGACGGCTCCTACGTCGTGGAGGGGGACGCCGCCGAGGTCAGGGGCTCCGGCACCGTGAAACTCACCCTGACCCTCCGCCTCGTCCAGGCCGGTGAGGGCACGACCATCGCCTGCTCTGCCGCCGCGACCGCCACCGGCCGGATCACCGACCTCCCGCCCGACTCGGTGACCTCGGCGACGACCCGTCTGCTGGACAGGTTCGCGGAGAACCTGGGTGCGGCGGGGCCGACGGCATCCGAAGGCGAAGCCCCCGCCGACCAGGACGAGCACGGAAAGCCCCCGGCCCCGGCCGAGGAAGAACAGCCGGCCGCACCCAAGCCCGCGGACGGAGCCAAGCCCGAGGCCGACGGCGAGCCCGGTGCCACCGCCGACGAGAAACCCCCGGCTTCCGGCGACGAGAAACCCCCGGCTTCCGGTGACGAGGAGCCCCCGGCCACCGCCGACGAGGAGCCCCCGGCCACCGCCGACGAGGAGAACCCCCCGGCCACCGCTGACGAAGAACCCCCGGTCTCCGCTGAGGACGAGCCGTCGGCCTCCGTTTTCGAGACCGACGTCCCACCCTCGGCTCTGGACCCCTTCGGCGAGGGCGGCTTCGTCGCCGGGGACGAACCCCCGGCCGAGGCGGCGCACGCCCGCCGGACGATGATCGGCCGCAGTGCGGAGGAGGTGGACCACGCCCCACCCCGCGGCAGATACGCCCCGGTGCCGGCGCTCGGCGCGGTGCCCGCGAGCGCTGCCCTCCGCTGGGCGGTGCCTGCGGCGGCCCTGGCTGTGGCGTCGGCCATCATCGTGAGTCGGGCCTTGCGCAGACGCCGCTGA
- a CDS encoding polyamine aminopropyltransferase has product MIEPHAPAPPGAPPPWRGNGGPGPGAQAWLPVRPGLGRFLVLAGVFVCAACGLVYELELVALASYLIGDSVTQASVVLSVMVFAMGIGSLGAKRLRPRAALGFGLIEAALALVGGCSALALYAAFAWTGDWGGMWASGSRYLLVAFSLAIGLLIGAEVPLLMELIQRIRRQDAGGAVADLFAADYVGALVGGLAFPFLLLPWLGQLTGALLTGTVNVLVGGALVLGLFHRDLTRRARWLLLVTNLAVLGLLATAAVQVDDFERAARRAMYGKDVRVAWQTGRQEVVLTGGRDGRPFSLYLDGRLRINGNDEQRYHRALVHPAMTAGPHARVLVLGGGDGLAAREVLRHDGVRRVDIVEIDPGVVRLARTDPALSALNGHAHDDDRVRVHTEDSFAWLRGARPTEPYDVVISDLPDPGITASTKLYSQELYGLAREVLAVDGRMVVHAGPVASRRRVFWTVDATVRAAGLRTTPYRVTAADPGFVTGPDRTAHTSSAPHDWGFVLATRPSPYDGRRPAPALGAEVMRLSAADGLRDLPPSTLVHPRYAG; this is encoded by the coding sequence GTGATCGAGCCGCACGCCCCCGCACCCCCCGGCGCCCCTCCCCCCTGGCGCGGCAACGGCGGCCCGGGCCCGGGTGCCCAGGCGTGGCTCCCGGTCCGCCCGGGACTCGGCCGTTTCCTCGTCCTCGCCGGCGTATTCGTCTGCGCCGCCTGTGGACTGGTGTACGAACTCGAACTCGTCGCCCTCGCCTCGTACTTGATCGGCGACTCCGTCACCCAGGCCTCCGTGGTCCTCTCGGTCATGGTCTTCGCCATGGGCATCGGCTCCCTCGGCGCCAAACGCCTCCGCCCCCGCGCGGCCCTCGGTTTCGGCCTCATCGAGGCCGCCCTCGCCCTCGTCGGCGGCTGCAGCGCCCTCGCGCTGTACGCCGCGTTCGCCTGGACCGGCGACTGGGGCGGCATGTGGGCGAGCGGCTCCCGCTACCTCCTCGTCGCCTTCTCCCTGGCCATCGGCCTGCTCATCGGCGCCGAGGTCCCGCTGCTGATGGAGCTGATCCAGCGCATCCGCCGCCAGGACGCGGGCGGCGCGGTCGCCGACCTGTTCGCGGCCGACTACGTGGGCGCGCTCGTCGGCGGCCTCGCCTTCCCCTTCCTCCTGCTGCCCTGGCTCGGCCAGTTGACCGGCGCCCTGCTCACCGGCACGGTCAACGTCCTGGTCGGCGGCGCGCTCGTCCTCGGTCTGTTCCACCGCGACCTGACCCGCCGCGCCCGATGGCTGCTGCTGGTCACCAACCTCGCCGTGCTCGGCCTCCTCGCCACCGCCGCCGTACAGGTGGACGACTTCGAGCGTGCCGCACGGCGCGCGATGTACGGCAAGGACGTCCGCGTCGCGTGGCAGACCGGTCGGCAGGAGGTCGTCCTCACCGGCGGCCGGGACGGCCGCCCGTTCTCCCTCTACCTCGACGGCCGGCTGCGCATCAACGGCAACGACGAACAGCGCTACCACCGGGCCCTCGTCCACCCCGCCATGACCGCCGGACCGCACGCCCGTGTCCTCGTCCTCGGCGGCGGTGACGGCCTCGCCGCCCGCGAGGTGCTCCGCCACGACGGCGTACGCCGTGTGGACATCGTCGAGATCGACCCGGGCGTGGTGCGCCTGGCCCGCACGGACCCGGCGCTCTCCGCGCTCAACGGCCACGCCCACGACGACGACCGGGTACGCGTCCACACGGAGGACTCCTTCGCCTGGCTGCGCGGCGCCCGGCCGACCGAGCCGTACGACGTCGTGATCTCGGACCTCCCCGACCCCGGGATCACCGCGAGCACCAAGCTCTACTCGCAGGAGCTGTACGGGCTGGCCCGCGAGGTCCTGGCGGTCGACGGGCGCATGGTGGTGCACGCCGGGCCGGTGGCGTCCCGGCGGCGGGTGTTCTGGACCGTCGACGCGACCGTCCGCGCCGCCGGGCTGCGCACCACGCCCTACAGGGTCACGGCCGCCGACCCCGGTTTCGTCACCGGCCCCGACCGTACGGCCCACACCTCCAGCGCGCCCCACGACTGGGGCTTCGTCCTGGCGACCCGTCCCTCGCCCTACGACGGCCGCCGCCCGGCCCCGGCCCTCGGCGCCGAGGTGATGCGGCTCAGCGCGGCCGACGGGTTGCGGGACCTGCCGCCGTCGACACTGGTGCACCCGAGGTACGCGGGCTGA
- a CDS encoding DUF2617 family protein translates to MLTTLNTAYTDTRAADLAWALGREPLPALATLDLELTGAKLQLRLLGASHQVLLEEERGSHCSETVACIPGSSTPLPLGVAKRVGDWEYEFAARVEVLSPGSFAGRAQELLALVSDHPHGLAGVFPGSPHAFTAMLAQRHEGQVHWRTWHAYPQDGQLVATRTRVGVPVPAAL, encoded by the coding sequence ATGCTCACGACCCTGAACACCGCCTACACCGACACGCGCGCGGCCGACCTCGCCTGGGCGCTGGGGCGCGAGCCGCTGCCCGCGCTCGCCACGCTCGATCTCGAACTCACCGGTGCGAAGCTGCAGTTGAGGCTGCTCGGCGCGTCCCATCAGGTTCTCCTGGAGGAGGAGCGGGGGAGCCACTGTTCGGAGACGGTCGCGTGCATCCCGGGATCCAGCACGCCGCTCCCGCTCGGGGTGGCCAAACGTGTGGGCGACTGGGAGTACGAATTCGCCGCGCGGGTCGAGGTCTTGTCGCCGGGGTCGTTCGCGGGCCGGGCCCAGGAACTCCTGGCGCTCGTCTCCGACCATCCCCATGGACTGGCCGGGGTCTTCCCCGGCAGCCCGCACGCCTTCACGGCGATGCTGGCGCAGCGTCACGAGGGGCAGGTGCACTGGCGTACGTGGCACGCGTATCCCCAGGACGGGCAACTGGTGGCCACGAGAACGAGGGTGGGGGTGCCGGTGCCTGCGGCGCTGTGA